In Blastopirellula sediminis, the following proteins share a genomic window:
- a CDS encoding twin-arginine translocation signal domain-containing protein, with amino-acid sequence MSSPSSVSRRRFLQTSAILAGAAYAGNSAFAESRVTPPFEKIVCAGRYPGHLQGICIDDAGYLYWPFTDQLVKTDSTGKIVKQIPVVSHHGDLCYADGKIYVAVNLGQFNQPAGKADSWVYVYDAETLKELDRVETQEVVHGAGGMSVRDGHFYVIGGLPPGIEENYVYEYDADLHFVKRHVIDSKYSLMGIQSANFHDGYWWFGCYGKPAELIKTDVDFKMLGRWPYDCSLGVVGIAPGKFLIGRNTRDKAGHEGFVVPAVPDEKTGLRDVV; translated from the coding sequence ATGTCCTCCCCTTCCTCGGTTTCCCGCCGTCGTTTCTTGCAAACCTCCGCGATCCTGGCCGGCGCCGCCTATGCCGGCAACTCGGCGTTTGCCGAAAGCCGCGTCACGCCGCCGTTTGAAAAGATCGTCTGCGCAGGTCGTTATCCCGGCCACTTGCAAGGGATCTGCATCGACGACGCAGGCTACCTCTATTGGCCCTTCACCGACCAGTTGGTGAAGACCGACTCGACCGGCAAGATCGTCAAGCAAATCCCGGTCGTCAGCCACCACGGCGACCTCTGCTATGCGGACGGCAAGATCTACGTCGCGGTGAACCTAGGGCAATTCAATCAGCCTGCCGGCAAAGCCGACTCGTGGGTCTACGTCTACGACGCTGAAACCCTCAAAGAGCTCGATCGGGTCGAAACGCAGGAAGTGGTCCACGGCGCCGGCGGAATGTCGGTGCGCGACGGCCACTTCTACGTGATCGGGGGACTACCGCCGGGGATCGAAGAGAACTACGTCTACGAGTACGACGCCGATCTCCACTTCGTCAAGCGGCACGTGATCGACAGCAAGTACTCGCTGATGGGAATCCAATCGGCCAACTTCCATGACGGCTATTGGTGGTTCGGCTGCTACGGCAAACCGGCCGAACTGATCAAGACCGACGTCGATTTCAAAATGCTCGGCCGTTGGCCGTACGATTGCTCGCTCGGCGTTGTCGGCATCGCGCCTGGAAAGTTCCTGATCGGACGGAACACGCGCGACAAAGCGGGGCACGAAGGATTTGTGGTCCCGGCCGTTCCTGATGAAAAGACGGGGCTGCGCGACGTCGTCTAA
- a CDS encoding formylglycine-generating enzyme family protein, translated as MPASLCLLLALVAAPTDDASLKLLTQFRGEFVPIAPANDSARPFAICKYETTQELYEAVMGANPSRWKGPRNSVEMTSLADAAAFCQKVTALLRDAKLIAADQEVRLPTDVEWEYCCRAGTSTKYHFGDDPKALTDYAWYTGNAAGNDPPVGVKQPNQWGLYDMHGYIAEWTSRDDKEKEQAHVRGGSWKSTADECLSSSKQQIPVATKDDAIGFRCVLTNVTK; from the coding sequence ATGCCCGCCTCGCTTTGCTTGCTGCTCGCCCTGGTCGCTGCGCCGACCGATGACGCTTCCCTGAAGCTGCTGACGCAATTCCGCGGAGAATTCGTCCCCATCGCTCCCGCCAACGACTCCGCTCGTCCCTTTGCGATTTGCAAATACGAAACGACGCAAGAGTTGTACGAAGCGGTGATGGGCGCCAATCCCTCGCGCTGGAAAGGGCCGCGCAACTCGGTCGAAATGACCTCGTTGGCCGACGCCGCAGCGTTTTGCCAAAAGGTCACCGCTCTGCTCCGTGACGCGAAACTGATCGCCGCCGATCAAGAAGTTCGTCTGCCGACCGACGTCGAGTGGGAGTATTGCTGCCGCGCCGGTACGTCGACCAAGTACCACTTTGGCGACGACCCGAAAGCCCTAACCGACTACGCCTGGTATACCGGCAACGCCGCAGGGAATGATCCGCCGGTCGGCGTCAAACAGCCGAACCAGTGGGGCCTGTACGACATGCATGGCTACATCGCCGAATGGACGTCGCGCGACGACAAAGAGAAAGAACAAGCTCACGTCCGTGGTGGAAGCTGGAAATCAACCGCCGACGAGTGCCTCTCTAGTTCCAAACAGCAAATTCCGGTCGCCACCAAGGACGACGCCATCGGCTTTCGCTGCGTCCTGACGAACGTGACGAAGTAA
- a CDS encoding DUF1559 domain-containing protein produces the protein MIHSSVNRTERRGFTLVELLVVIAIIGVLIALLLPAVQQAREAARRMQCSNNLKQIGLAFHNHHDTLGYLPHGGSDGPNNTCCSGTIRDTWSWLFHITPYIEQQNVYDLSSDTQVAVSVIEPYFCPTRRAPQLYNGYMHADYAGNGGDTLGNYGKDGALVRQYSASPALPLAAGTKPNNFRGLRDFRDGTSNTLMVAEKQVHDTTWGTAGGDNERWNNAGWDQDIVRFGNELPQPDRLHPNSSQPAYWSNKFGSSHPSGVQGVRADGSVVMIPYTIDATVFLNFCLVRDGQVLPTEAFN, from the coding sequence ATGATTCATTCAAGCGTCAATCGTACGGAACGACGCGGTTTCACGCTCGTGGAACTGCTCGTCGTGATTGCGATCATCGGGGTGTTGATCGCGTTGTTGTTACCCGCCGTCCAGCAGGCTCGCGAAGCGGCTCGCCGGATGCAATGCAGCAACAATCTGAAGCAAATCGGATTGGCGTTCCACAACCACCACGACACGCTCGGCTACTTGCCGCACGGCGGTTCGGACGGTCCCAACAACACTTGCTGCAGCGGTACGATTCGCGACACCTGGAGCTGGCTGTTCCACATCACTCCCTACATCGAGCAGCAAAACGTCTATGACCTGAGCAGCGACACGCAAGTCGCCGTTTCCGTGATTGAGCCCTACTTCTGCCCGACTCGCCGCGCTCCGCAGCTGTACAACGGCTACATGCACGCCGACTACGCCGGAAACGGCGGCGACACGCTTGGCAACTATGGCAAAGACGGCGCGTTGGTTCGCCAATATTCCGCTTCGCCGGCCTTGCCGCTGGCCGCCGGAACCAAGCCGAACAACTTCCGCGGTTTGCGCGACTTCCGCGACGGAACTTCCAACACGTTGATGGTCGCCGAGAAGCAAGTGCACGATACCACCTGGGGAACGGCCGGCGGCGACAACGAACGCTGGAACAACGCCGGTTGGGATCAAGACATCGTCCGCTTCGGCAACGAATTGCCGCAACCCGATCGCCTGCACCCCAATAGCTCGCAACCGGCCTATTGGTCGAACAAGTTCGGCAGCTCGCATCCCTCCGGCGTGCAAGGCGTTCGCGCCGACGGCTCGGTCGTGATGATTCCCTACACGATCGACGCGACCGTCTTCTTGAACTTCTGCCTGGTCCGCGACGGTCAGGTCCTTCCCACCGAAGCGTTCAACTAA
- the ald gene encoding alanine dehydrogenase, translating into MIVGIPREVKRDEYRVAILPVGVEELTRAGHRVLVQAGAGDGSGIPDEDYVASGAVMVDDAETIFGEADMIMKVKEPQPEEFPLIRAGQTIFTYFHFAASLELTEAMLKSGAICVAYETLRDSAGRLPLLTPMSEVAGRMSVQEGAKYLERPQMGRGILLGGVPGVKPAHITILGGGIVGANAAKIAAGFQADVNILDINMERLRYLDDVMPANVNCLYSDRHTIREQLRLADLVIGAVLIPGAKAPNLVTREDLKIMKHGSVIIDVAVDQGGCVETSKPTTHSDPTYIIDDVVHYCVANMPGAVGRTSTFALCNVTLRWALEIANLGAEKAASLSAPLGTAMNICRGEVTHEPVAKTFGMSYSPKFDHN; encoded by the coding sequence GTGATAGTTGGAATTCCCCGCGAAGTTAAACGAGATGAATATCGCGTCGCCATTTTGCCGGTCGGCGTCGAAGAGCTGACTCGCGCCGGACATCGCGTGCTGGTGCAAGCCGGCGCCGGCGACGGTTCGGGAATTCCGGACGAAGACTACGTCGCCAGCGGCGCCGTGATGGTCGACGACGCCGAGACGATCTTCGGCGAAGCCGACATGATCATGAAGGTCAAAGAGCCGCAGCCGGAAGAGTTCCCGCTGATCCGCGCCGGGCAGACGATCTTCACTTACTTCCACTTCGCCGCCAGCTTAGAGCTGACCGAAGCGATGCTCAAAAGCGGCGCGATCTGCGTCGCCTATGAAACGCTCCGCGATAGCGCCGGCCGCTTGCCGCTGCTCACGCCGATGAGCGAAGTCGCCGGTCGTATGAGCGTGCAGGAAGGCGCCAAGTATCTGGAGCGGCCGCAGATGGGACGCGGCATTTTGCTCGGCGGCGTTCCCGGCGTGAAACCGGCTCACATCACGATCCTCGGCGGCGGCATCGTCGGCGCCAACGCCGCCAAGATCGCGGCGGGCTTCCAGGCGGACGTCAACATCCTCGACATCAATATGGAGCGGCTCCGTTACCTGGACGACGTGATGCCGGCCAACGTCAACTGTCTCTATAGCGATCGCCACACAATTCGCGAGCAGCTCCGTTTGGCCGACCTGGTGATCGGCGCCGTGCTGATTCCCGGAGCCAAAGCGCCGAATCTGGTGACCCGGGAAGATCTCAAGATCATGAAGCACGGCAGCGTGATCATCGACGTGGCGGTCGACCAAGGGGGCTGCGTCGAGACCTCGAAGCCGACCACCCACAGCGACCCCACCTACATCATTGACGACGTCGTCCATTACTGCGTAGCGAACATGCCAGGGGCGGTGGGCCGAACTAGCACCTTCGCACTGTGTAATGTCACGTTGCGGTGGGCCCTGGAGATCGCCAATTTGGGCGCCGAAAAGGCCGCTTCGCTTTCGGCCCCGCTCGGCACGGCGATGAACATCTGTCGGGGGGAAGTGACGCATGAGCCGGTTGCGAAAACGTTCGGCATGTCTTACAGTCCAAAGTTTGACCATAACTAA
- the purE gene encoding 5-(carboxyamino)imidazole ribonucleotide mutase, with product MSEKPAVKVGILMGSDSDWPKINGVAKALEEFGVGYEAHVMSAHRTPHIVGEFATTAVERGLKVIIAAAGGAAHLAGVVAAHTTLPVIGLPVPTPELGGLDSLLSTVQMPGDVPVASMAVGMGGPRNAGLFAVQILSLSDPELAAKFAEFKTKLVDKITAKDAKFQESLAK from the coding sequence ATGAGCGAGAAACCAGCCGTGAAGGTGGGCATCCTCATGGGAAGCGATAGCGACTGGCCGAAAATCAACGGCGTCGCCAAGGCGCTCGAAGAATTTGGCGTTGGATACGAAGCTCACGTGATGAGCGCTCATCGCACCCCGCACATCGTCGGCGAATTCGCCACGACGGCGGTTGAACGCGGTTTGAAGGTGATCATCGCCGCTGCCGGCGGCGCCGCTCACCTGGCCGGCGTCGTCGCCGCCCATACCACGTTGCCGGTCATCGGCTTGCCGGTTCCGACGCCGGAACTGGGCGGACTCGACTCGCTCCTCTCGACCGTGCAGATGCCGGGTGACGTTCCGGTCGCCAGCATGGCGGTCGGCATGGGCGGTCCGCGTAACGCCGGTCTGTTCGCCGTGCAAATCTTGTCGCTGTCCGATCCGGAACTGGCGGCCAAGTTTGCCGAGTTCAAGACCAAGCTGGTCGACAAGATCACCGCGAAGGACGCGAAGTTCCAAGAGTCGCTCGCGAAGTAA
- the mtnA gene encoding S-methyl-5-thioribose-1-phosphate isomerase, whose product MQSELTADVEPIRFVGQTDGTLELLDQTLLPVELTVINCSDVETVWEAIKKLRVRGAPAIGIAAAYGVVIGLQTVGDEDAAAFWKRLDEVTDYLAGSRPTAVNLFWALDRMKRVAHELRDAGKSIAEIRVALLEEAKAIHAEDRETCRAIGRHGAAELKDAANFLTHCNAGGLATAEYGTALAVFFTLQDDGKDLHVFVDETRPLLQGARLTAWELSQRKIRATLICDSMAAQVMREGRVDAIVTGADRIAANGDSANKIGTYSLAVLAKAHGIPFYIAAPISTFDMAIDSGDEIPIEERASEEITHGFGKQTAPAGISVYNPAFDVTPAELIQGIITERGVISPVTKEMVAQMFAAE is encoded by the coding sequence ATGCAGTCCGAACTCACGGCCGACGTAGAACCGATTCGCTTCGTCGGCCAGACCGACGGCACGCTAGAGCTGCTTGATCAAACGCTGTTGCCGGTCGAACTGACCGTGATCAACTGCTCTGACGTCGAAACGGTCTGGGAAGCGATCAAAAAGCTCCGCGTTCGTGGAGCTCCGGCGATCGGCATTGCGGCCGCCTACGGCGTCGTGATCGGACTGCAGACGGTGGGGGATGAGGACGCCGCGGCGTTCTGGAAACGTCTGGACGAAGTAACCGACTACCTGGCCGGCAGTCGTCCGACGGCGGTCAACTTGTTCTGGGCGCTCGATCGAATGAAGCGGGTCGCGCACGAACTGCGTGACGCCGGGAAGTCGATCGCCGAAATCCGAGTCGCCTTGCTCGAAGAAGCGAAGGCGATTCATGCCGAAGATCGCGAGACCTGTCGCGCGATCGGTCGTCATGGCGCCGCCGAATTGAAAGACGCCGCCAACTTTCTGACGCATTGCAACGCCGGCGGTTTGGCGACGGCCGAGTACGGCACGGCGCTCGCCGTCTTCTTTACGCTGCAAGACGACGGGAAAGACCTGCACGTCTTTGTTGATGAGACGCGTCCGTTGCTGCAAGGCGCGCGGTTAACCGCGTGGGAACTGTCGCAGCGGAAGATTCGCGCCACGCTCATTTGCGATTCGATGGCGGCTCAGGTGATGCGGGAAGGTCGCGTCGATGCGATCGTGACCGGCGCCGATCGGATTGCGGCCAACGGCGACTCGGCCAACAAGATCGGCACTTATTCGCTCGCCGTCTTGGCGAAGGCGCATGGCATTCCGTTCTACATCGCGGCGCCGATCAGCACCTTCGACATGGCGATCGATTCGGGAGACGAAATCCCGATTGAAGAGCGGGCCTCGGAAGAGATCACGCATGGTTTCGGCAAGCAAACCGCGCCGGCCGGGATCAGCGTTTACAATCCGGCGTTCGATGTGACTCCGGCCGAGTTGATCCAAGGGATCATTACGGAGCGAGGGGTGATCTCGCCGGTGACGAAAGAGATGGTCGCACAGATGTTTGCGGCCGAATAG
- a CDS encoding carboxypeptidase M32, giving the protein MTDYQQQYDSLCHEIGEAAKLDSIQQLLEWDERTIMPPKAGAYRAEQVSLLAGLIHERRTSPLVGELLESLADSPLAADPHSDAGATIRVLSRDYRRDSKLPQALVVELSKAKVLAQQTWVQARSGNNFPLFRPQLDNILRLMREMADAIGYAESRYDALLDYFEPEAKTSEVAAALSALKDDLAPLVAEIAQSGRHPKMDILKRDYPIAAQEEFGKRVAKDIGFDFEAGRLDVTHHPFCCGMGPHDCRITTRYDQNFFPSAFYSTLHEAGHGLYDQGLRSDQFGLPPGNYVSLGVHESQSRMWENMVGRSYPFWRHYYPELKKLFPSLGDTPMGDFHFAVNDVQPSLIRVEADEATYNLHIIIRFELEQALLSGDLPVADLPGAWNEKYQQLLGITSDDDADGCLQDVHWSAGLIGYFPTYSLGNMYAAQLFDQATIDLGDLAEMFGRGEFMPLLSWLREKVHQPGSRYTAPQLMQNICGESIDHRPLLKYLRTKYAPLYGIGH; this is encoded by the coding sequence ATGACCGATTACCAACAACAATACGACTCGCTTTGTCATGAAATCGGCGAAGCGGCCAAGCTCGACAGCATCCAGCAATTGCTGGAATGGGACGAGCGCACGATCATGCCTCCCAAGGCCGGCGCCTATCGCGCCGAGCAAGTTTCGCTGCTCGCCGGACTGATCCACGAGCGCCGCACTTCGCCGCTGGTCGGAGAGTTGCTCGAATCGCTCGCCGACAGTCCGCTCGCCGCAGATCCGCATAGCGACGCCGGCGCAACGATTCGCGTCTTGTCGCGAGACTATCGTCGCGACTCCAAGCTGCCGCAAGCGCTGGTCGTCGAATTGAGCAAAGCGAAGGTCCTCGCTCAACAAACTTGGGTGCAAGCTCGCAGCGGCAACAACTTTCCGCTGTTTCGCCCGCAGCTCGACAATATCCTGCGACTGATGCGCGAGATGGCCGATGCGATCGGTTACGCCGAGTCGCGGTACGACGCGCTGCTCGACTACTTTGAGCCGGAAGCGAAAACGTCCGAAGTCGCCGCGGCTCTCTCGGCGCTGAAAGACGATCTGGCGCCGCTGGTCGCCGAGATCGCCCAAAGCGGCCGCCATCCGAAGATGGACATCCTGAAGCGCGACTATCCGATCGCCGCGCAGGAAGAGTTCGGCAAGCGCGTCGCCAAGGATATCGGCTTCGACTTCGAAGCAGGCCGACTCGACGTCACGCATCATCCCTTTTGCTGCGGCATGGGTCCGCACGACTGCCGCATTACGACCCGTTACGATCAAAACTTCTTTCCCTCAGCGTTTTACAGCACGCTGCATGAAGCGGGACATGGTCTCTACGATCAGGGACTCCGCTCCGATCAATTCGGGCTGCCGCCGGGCAACTACGTTTCGCTTGGCGTGCACGAATCGCAGTCGCGAATGTGGGAGAACATGGTCGGCCGCAGCTATCCGTTCTGGCGACACTATTACCCGGAACTGAAGAAGCTCTTCCCGTCGCTCGGCGATACGCCGATGGGCGACTTCCACTTCGCGGTGAACGACGTGCAGCCTTCGTTGATTCGTGTGGAAGCGGACGAAGCGACTTACAACCTGCACATCATCATTCGCTTCGAACTAGAACAGGCGCTCCTCTCGGGCGATCTGCCGGTCGCCGACTTGCCGGGGGCGTGGAACGAAAAGTACCAACAGTTGCTCGGCATCACGTCGGACGATGACGCCGACGGCTGTCTGCAAGACGTTCACTGGAGCGCCGGCTTGATCGGCTACTTTCCGACCTACTCGCTCGGGAACATGTACGCTGCGCAGCTCTTCGATCAGGCGACGATCGACCTGGGAGACCTGGCCGAGATGTTCGGCCGCGGCGAGTTCATGCCGCTGCTTAGCTGGCTCCGCGAAAAGGTTCACCAACCGGGAAGTCGCTACACCGCTCCGCAACTGATGCAAAACATCTGCGGCGAGTCGATCGACCATCGCCCGCTGCTGAAGTACCTGCGAACGAAGTACGCCCCGCTGTATGGAATCGGGCACTAA
- a CDS encoding NADPH-dependent FMN reductase yields MSKIKVLAFAGSARRDSYNKQVISIAAAGAIAAGADLTLIDLADYPLPLFNEDLEAEGRPENVKKLKRLFLENDALLLSCPEYNSSITPLLKNTIDWVSRPDPGEPRLAAYRGKVAALMSASPGALGGLRGLVHVRSILSNIGVVVLPDQVAVPNAANAFSADGSLKDLERHAAIHALGETLVHLASKLKS; encoded by the coding sequence ATGTCAAAAATCAAAGTGCTTGCGTTCGCCGGAAGTGCGCGACGCGATTCCTACAACAAGCAGGTGATCTCGATCGCCGCCGCGGGAGCGATTGCCGCCGGCGCCGACCTGACGCTGATCGATCTGGCCGACTATCCGTTGCCGCTCTTCAACGAAGACCTAGAAGCGGAAGGGCGCCCGGAGAATGTAAAAAAGCTGAAGCGGCTCTTCCTGGAAAACGACGCGCTGCTCCTCTCTTGTCCGGAATACAACAGTTCGATCACGCCGCTGCTCAAGAATACGATCGACTGGGTCTCGCGTCCCGATCCCGGCGAACCGCGTCTGGCCGCCTATCGCGGCAAGGTGGCCGCGCTGATGAGCGCCTCGCCTGGCGCCCTGGGGGGACTTCGCGGCCTGGTCCACGTCCGCTCGATTTTGAGCAACATCGGCGTCGTCGTGCTCCCCGATCAGGTTGCGGTTCCCAATGCGGCCAACGCTTTTTCCGCCGACGGTTCCCTGAAAGACTTGGAACGTCACGCGGCGATTCATGCGCTCGGCGAAACGCTGGTTCACTTGGCGTCGAAGCTAAAGAGTTAG
- a CDS encoding DUF6268 family outer membrane beta-barrel protein, producing the protein MHLFSLRFWLAIFPLCLATETVCAQYAAWGDGQTATESNNPYEPVQPLPPTDVFPPKYPLYEPVDPTAAVTRTAAVIPPELDEMPYDMQMEEGLTLNEDEIFSSRPVLATSKPGILQAVTTDSTWIAGSGDNIGMTDVLGTITLGFPAPTIDSPLIVTPGFGMHFLVGPASVDAPPTLYDAFLTTRYIRPINDRWGVILSGTAGYYSDFQQQNSDAFRPSAMAIATYNWNKNWQFLGGVVWLNRDDFNILPIAGVVWTGERRKLELTFPRPRYSQLWDYGPGYEDWWYITGELGGGTWSVQRADETNDLLTISDYRAIVGFERRRDGGGKSFIEFGYVFGRQFEYRNQPFTLDMNDTVLIRSGWWF; encoded by the coding sequence GTGCATTTGTTCTCGCTGAGATTTTGGCTGGCGATCTTTCCGCTCTGTCTGGCGACCGAGACGGTCTGTGCGCAGTACGCCGCGTGGGGCGACGGTCAAACCGCGACCGAAAGCAACAATCCATACGAACCGGTTCAGCCTCTACCGCCGACCGACGTCTTTCCGCCGAAGTATCCCCTCTACGAGCCGGTCGATCCGACGGCCGCTGTGACGCGCACCGCTGCGGTCATTCCGCCTGAGCTGGACGAAATGCCGTACGACATGCAGATGGAAGAGGGGCTGACGCTCAATGAAGACGAGATCTTCAGCTCGCGTCCCGTCCTGGCGACCAGCAAGCCGGGAATCCTGCAGGCCGTCACAACGGACAGCACCTGGATCGCGGGCAGCGGCGACAACATCGGAATGACCGACGTGCTGGGAACGATCACGCTCGGCTTTCCGGCGCCGACGATCGACTCGCCGCTGATTGTGACGCCGGGCTTCGGCATGCACTTTCTGGTCGGCCCCGCGTCGGTCGATGCGCCGCCAACTTTGTACGACGCCTTTTTGACGACCCGTTACATTCGCCCAATCAATGACCGGTGGGGAGTGATCCTTTCCGGCACCGCGGGCTACTACAGCGACTTCCAGCAACAGAATAGCGACGCGTTTCGTCCCAGTGCGATGGCGATCGCCACCTACAACTGGAACAAGAATTGGCAGTTTCTCGGCGGCGTCGTCTGGCTCAACCGCGACGACTTTAACATCCTGCCGATCGCCGGCGTCGTCTGGACCGGCGAACGTCGCAAGCTGGAGCTGACCTTTCCCCGTCCCCGTTATAGCCAACTGTGGGACTACGGCCCCGGCTATGAAGATTGGTGGTACATCACCGGCGAACTTGGCGGCGGCACGTGGAGCGTGCAGCGAGCCGACGAAACCAACGACCTGCTGACGATCTCGGACTATCGCGCGATCGTCGGCTTCGAACGACGCCGCGACGGCGGGGGAAAGTCGTTCATCGAATTCGGCTACGTCTTCGGGCGCCAATTCGAATATCGGAACCAACCCTTCACTCTCGACATGAACGACACCGTCCTGATCCGCAGCGGCTGGTGGTTCTAA
- a CDS encoding DUF6268 family outer membrane beta-barrel protein produces MREIFKNTIFVGALLLTAPAALLAQRIQAPTPINTVAPSPYGVQPPATLTGGIQPFDPYATGTQFSSYPATTYAAPTYGAPTYAPPVSYPPPPTTPPAGFTAGPPSYFPNQTAPAYGYQQPIYQPTTEFPSIPYERFLENVGFRYTWLPKLSNDDTALQMQDFDVSATAQFPNFLGCNAPLLVTPAFVLHLWDGPQNVVQNLPGNAYSTYLDFAWNPELTPRLYAELGFRAGVYTDFKTFNSNSLRLQGLGVGAVRLTPTTTLKAGVVYINRLDVKLLPVIGLTWQPDARSRFDLVFPYPRISKYWTTFGDKEVWWYVGGEYGGGSWTIQRDTGMGFVDDQVDINDYRVFGGLEATHPNRLKAFIELGFVWERQLVYRSAIPTLNVDNTLMLRTGFNF; encoded by the coding sequence GTGCGCGAAATTTTCAAAAACACGATCTTCGTCGGCGCTCTCCTCCTGACAGCGCCGGCGGCCCTGCTAGCACAGCGCATCCAGGCCCCGACGCCGATCAATACGGTTGCGCCGTCGCCGTATGGAGTTCAGCCTCCGGCGACATTGACCGGCGGCATTCAGCCGTTTGATCCCTACGCAACCGGGACGCAGTTTAGTTCGTATCCGGCGACCACGTATGCGGCGCCAACGTACGGCGCTCCGACCTATGCGCCGCCGGTCAGCTATCCGCCGCCGCCGACGACTCCGCCGGCCGGATTTACCGCGGGACCACCGTCTTACTTTCCGAATCAAACGGCCCCGGCCTACGGCTATCAACAACCGATCTATCAACCGACGACGGAATTTCCTTCGATTCCGTACGAGCGTTTTCTCGAGAACGTCGGCTTCCGTTACACCTGGCTGCCGAAGCTGAGCAACGACGATACGGCGCTGCAGATGCAGGACTTCGACGTCTCGGCGACCGCGCAGTTTCCGAACTTCCTCGGCTGCAATGCGCCGCTGTTGGTGACTCCGGCCTTCGTGCTGCATCTGTGGGATGGTCCGCAGAATGTTGTGCAGAACTTGCCGGGGAACGCTTACAGCACCTATCTCGACTTCGCCTGGAATCCGGAGCTGACGCCCCGTTTATACGCCGAACTTGGTTTCCGCGCCGGCGTCTACACCGACTTCAAAACGTTCAACAGCAACAGTCTTCGCCTGCAAGGCTTGGGGGTCGGCGCCGTGCGGTTGACTCCGACTACTACGCTCAAGGCGGGCGTCGTTTACATCAACCGCTTGGACGTCAAACTGCTGCCGGTCATCGGTTTAACGTGGCAGCCTGACGCTCGTTCGCGGTTTGACCTGGTCTTTCCCTACCCTCGCATCTCAAAGTACTGGACGACGTTCGGCGACAAAGAGGTCTGGTGGTATGTCGGCGGCGAGTATGGCGGCGGCAGTTGGACCATTCAACGCGACACCGGCATGGGTTTCGTCGACGATCAGGTCGACATCAACGATTACCGAGTTTTCGGCGGTCTCGAAGCGACTCACCCGAATCGCTTGAAGGCGTTTATCGAACTCGGCTTCGTCTGGGAACGCCAACTGGTTTATCGCAGCGCGATTCCAACGCTGAACGTCGACAACACGCTGATGCTGCGGACCGGTTTCAACTTCTAA